From Pangasianodon hypophthalmus isolate fPanHyp1 chromosome 30, fPanHyp1.pri, whole genome shotgun sequence, a single genomic window includes:
- the batf gene encoding basic leucine zipper transcriptional factor ATF-like, with amino-acid sequence MAQGSDSNDTGYTKSPSPGHKQGSTDDMRKVMRREKNRIAAQKSRMRQTQKADSLHLESENLEKENAALRKEVKRLTEEVKYLSTVLSNHEPLCPGLSTTPAELLYGSHTHSHTHTPFHQHINTPHYPH; translated from the exons ATGGCTCAGGGTTCAGACAGTAATGATACCGGCTACACCAAATCTCCATCACCAGGACACAAACAG GGATCAACAGACGACATGAGGAAAGTGATGAGGAGGGAGAAGAATCGCATCGCGGCTCAGAAGAGCAGGATGAGACAAACGCAGAAAGCAGACAGTCTGCACCTG gagagtgagaatctggagaaggagaacGCCGCTCTGAGGAAGGAAGTGAAGAGACTGACGGAGGAAGTGAAGTATCTGTCCACGGTGCTGAGTAACCATGAGCCGCTGTGTCCCGGCCTGAGCACCACGCCCGCCGAACTGCTGTacggctcacacacacactcacacacacacacacccttccacCAGCACATCAACACGCCGCACTACCCGCACTGA